The following are from one region of the Bactrocera oleae isolate idBacOlea1 chromosome 6, idBacOlea1, whole genome shotgun sequence genome:
- the LOC106616614 gene encoding uncharacterized protein isoform X15, producing the protein MTRLTEEMVIARSKQSDLGSIKKLNCWGSDLSDVSIIKRMRGVEVLALSVNKITTLQPFEDCLKLQELYLRKNNIQDINEIAYLQNLPVLKYLWLEENPCCDRVGPSYRQTVLRALPNLKKLDNVEVTQEELDEALRAGGSGSGSGGTREEEDVYEDSYAQQQPPSRYEQPSPPQQQQQQQQAQQNHYPPQRQQQQQQQQQQQASQYPHHPSPQQYQQQQRRSSSPMKEEPVAHTPSPKYNSYTNVNRLSYHQYDEYYQSDRPSYPAHYRHSQTDLTEWEEHQQHNQFGSTAALQHVGGPRRGDVSDRYAYRNGSARENGGDWEEAERPRPRRPDGRYSDSASTVSTAVLNHYSGYHRRPINRSSNLLSATLCLVKELDYPSLEVVEHAVRCRIDELSAD; encoded by the exons atgacACGCCTCACCGAGGAAATGGTCATTGCTCGCTCCAAGCAATCTGATTTGGGGTCCATCAAAAAGCTCAATTGCTG GGGAAGTGATCTCAGCGATGTCTCCataattaaaagaatgcgtGGTGTGGAAGTTTTGGCGCTAAG TGTCAACAAAATAACCACATTGCAACCATTTGAAGACTGCCTAAAACTTCAGGAATTATATTTGCGTAAAAACAATATACAGGATATTAATGAAATCGCATATTTGCAAAACTTACCGGTGCTCAAGTACTTATGGTTGGAGGAGAATCCTTGCTGTGATCGAGTTGGACCCAG TTATCGCCAAACAGTGCTACGCGCTTTGCCGAATCTCAAGAAGTTGGATAATGTGGAGGTGACGCAAGAGGAGCTCGATGAGGCGTTGCGCGCTGGTGGTAGCGGCAGTGGCAGTGGGGGTACACGCGAGGAAGAAGACGTCTATGAGGATAGCTatgcgcaacaacaaccaccGTCACGTTATGAACAACCATCGCctccacagcaacaacaacaacaacaacaagcgcaacAAAATCACTACCCGCCACaaagacaacaacagcaacagcagcagcaacaacaacaggcgTCACAATATCCACATCATCCGTCACCGCAACagtatcaacaacaacaacgacgtaGTTCCAGTCCAATGAAAGAG GAGCCAGTTGCGCATACACCCTCACCGAAATATAATTCATACACGAACGTGAATCGGTTGTCTTATCATCAATATGAT GAATACTATCAGTCTGACCGTCCGTCCTATCCTGCCCATTATCGTCACAGCCAAACCGATCTGACCGAGTGGGAGGAGCATCAGCAGCACAATCAATTTGGTAGCACAGCTGCGCTGCAACATGTGGGTGGTCCACGTCGCGGTGACGTCAGCGACCGTTATGCGTATCGAAATGGCAGCGCGCGCGAAAATGGCGGCGATTGGGAGGAAGCGGAACGGCCGCGACCCAG GCGGCCCGATGGACGCTACAGTGACTCTGCCAGCACCGTCTCAACAGCTGTACTTAATCATTATTCGGGCTATCATAGACGTCCCATAAATCGG AGTTCCAATTTGTTATCAGCAACGCTGTGTCTCGTCAAGGAGCTGGACTACCCGAGTCTGGAGGTGGTGGAGCATGCAGTGCGTTGTCGTATCGATGAGCTCTCCGCCGATTGA
- the LOC106616614 gene encoding dynein axonemal assembly factor 11 isoform X11, with translation MTRLTEEMVIARSKQSDLGSIKKLNCWGSDLSDVSIIKRMRGVEVLALSVNKITTLQPFEDCLKLQELYLRKNNIQDINEIAYLQNLPVLKYLWLEENPCCDRVGPSYRQTVLRALPNLKKLDNVEVTQEELDEALRAGGSGSGSGGTREEEDVYEDSYAQQQPPSRYEQPSPPQQQQQQQQAQQNHYPPQRQQQQQQQQQQQASQYPHHPSPQQYQQQQRRSSSPMKEPSTQNSPANTEESASEPSKSNEVSKPASPAQEYYQSDRPSYPAHYRHSQTDLTEWEEHQQHNQFGSTAALQHVGGPRRGDVSDRYAYRNGSARENGGDWEEAERPRPRRPDGRYSDSASTVSTAVLNHYSGYHRRPINRSSNLLSATLCLVKELDYPSLEVVEHAVRCRIDELSAD, from the exons atgacACGCCTCACCGAGGAAATGGTCATTGCTCGCTCCAAGCAATCTGATTTGGGGTCCATCAAAAAGCTCAATTGCTG GGGAAGTGATCTCAGCGATGTCTCCataattaaaagaatgcgtGGTGTGGAAGTTTTGGCGCTAAG TGTCAACAAAATAACCACATTGCAACCATTTGAAGACTGCCTAAAACTTCAGGAATTATATTTGCGTAAAAACAATATACAGGATATTAATGAAATCGCATATTTGCAAAACTTACCGGTGCTCAAGTACTTATGGTTGGAGGAGAATCCTTGCTGTGATCGAGTTGGACCCAG TTATCGCCAAACAGTGCTACGCGCTTTGCCGAATCTCAAGAAGTTGGATAATGTGGAGGTGACGCAAGAGGAGCTCGATGAGGCGTTGCGCGCTGGTGGTAGCGGCAGTGGCAGTGGGGGTACACGCGAGGAAGAAGACGTCTATGAGGATAGCTatgcgcaacaacaaccaccGTCACGTTATGAACAACCATCGCctccacagcaacaacaacaacaacaacaagcgcaacAAAATCACTACCCGCCACaaagacaacaacagcaacagcagcagcaacaacaacaggcgTCACAATATCCACATCATCCGTCACCGCAACagtatcaacaacaacaacgacgtaGTTCCAGTCCAATGAAAGAG CCCTCGACACAAAATAGTCCGGCAAATACTGAGGAAAGCGCCAGCGAGCCAAGCAAAAGCAACGAGGTCTCAAAACCGGCCTCACCCGCACAG GAATACTATCAGTCTGACCGTCCGTCCTATCCTGCCCATTATCGTCACAGCCAAACCGATCTGACCGAGTGGGAGGAGCATCAGCAGCACAATCAATTTGGTAGCACAGCTGCGCTGCAACATGTGGGTGGTCCACGTCGCGGTGACGTCAGCGACCGTTATGCGTATCGAAATGGCAGCGCGCGCGAAAATGGCGGCGATTGGGAGGAAGCGGAACGGCCGCGACCCAG GCGGCCCGATGGACGCTACAGTGACTCTGCCAGCACCGTCTCAACAGCTGTACTTAATCATTATTCGGGCTATCATAGACGTCCCATAAATCGG AGTTCCAATTTGTTATCAGCAACGCTGTGTCTCGTCAAGGAGCTGGACTACCCGAGTCTGGAGGTGGTGGAGCATGCAGTGCGTTGTCGTATCGATGAGCTCTCCGCCGATTGA
- the LOC106616614 gene encoding uncharacterized protein isoform X14 codes for MTRLTEEMVIARSKQSDLGSIKKLNCWGSDLSDVSIIKRMRGVEVLALSVNKITTLQPFEDCLKLQELYLRKNNIQDINEIAYLQNLPVLKYLWLEENPCCDRVGPSYRQTVLRALPNLKKLDNVEVTQEELDEALRAGGSGSGSGGTREEEDVYEDSYAQQQPPSRYEQPSPPQQQQQQQQAQQNHYPPQRQQQQQQQQQQQASQYPHHPSPQQYQQQQRRSSSPMKEPSTQNSPANTEESASEPSKSNEVSKPASPAQSDRPSYPAHYRHSQTDLTEWEEHQQHNQFGSTAALQHVGGPRRGDVSDRYAYRNGSARENGGDWEEAERPRPRRPDGRYSDSASTVSTAVLNHYSGYHRRPINRSSNLLSATLCLVKELDYPSLEVVEHAVRCRIDELSAD; via the exons atgacACGCCTCACCGAGGAAATGGTCATTGCTCGCTCCAAGCAATCTGATTTGGGGTCCATCAAAAAGCTCAATTGCTG GGGAAGTGATCTCAGCGATGTCTCCataattaaaagaatgcgtGGTGTGGAAGTTTTGGCGCTAAG TGTCAACAAAATAACCACATTGCAACCATTTGAAGACTGCCTAAAACTTCAGGAATTATATTTGCGTAAAAACAATATACAGGATATTAATGAAATCGCATATTTGCAAAACTTACCGGTGCTCAAGTACTTATGGTTGGAGGAGAATCCTTGCTGTGATCGAGTTGGACCCAG TTATCGCCAAACAGTGCTACGCGCTTTGCCGAATCTCAAGAAGTTGGATAATGTGGAGGTGACGCAAGAGGAGCTCGATGAGGCGTTGCGCGCTGGTGGTAGCGGCAGTGGCAGTGGGGGTACACGCGAGGAAGAAGACGTCTATGAGGATAGCTatgcgcaacaacaaccaccGTCACGTTATGAACAACCATCGCctccacagcaacaacaacaacaacaacaagcgcaacAAAATCACTACCCGCCACaaagacaacaacagcaacagcagcagcaacaacaacaggcgTCACAATATCCACATCATCCGTCACCGCAACagtatcaacaacaacaacgacgtaGTTCCAGTCCAATGAAAGAG CCCTCGACACAAAATAGTCCGGCAAATACTGAGGAAAGCGCCAGCGAGCCAAGCAAAAGCAACGAGGTCTCAAAACCGGCCTCACCCGCACAG TCTGACCGTCCGTCCTATCCTGCCCATTATCGTCACAGCCAAACCGATCTGACCGAGTGGGAGGAGCATCAGCAGCACAATCAATTTGGTAGCACAGCTGCGCTGCAACATGTGGGTGGTCCACGTCGCGGTGACGTCAGCGACCGTTATGCGTATCGAAATGGCAGCGCGCGCGAAAATGGCGGCGATTGGGAGGAAGCGGAACGGCCGCGACCCAG GCGGCCCGATGGACGCTACAGTGACTCTGCCAGCACCGTCTCAACAGCTGTACTTAATCATTATTCGGGCTATCATAGACGTCCCATAAATCGG AGTTCCAATTTGTTATCAGCAACGCTGTGTCTCGTCAAGGAGCTGGACTACCCGAGTCTGGAGGTGGTGGAGCATGCAGTGCGTTGTCGTATCGATGAGCTCTCCGCCGATTGA
- the LOC106616614 gene encoding uncharacterized protein isoform X9 → MTRLTEEMVIARSKQSDLGSIKKLNCWGSDLSDVSIIKRMRGVEVLALSVNKITTLQPFEDCLKLQELYLRKNNIQDINEIAYLQNLPVLKYLWLEENPCCDRVGPSYRQTVLRALPNLKKLDNVEVTQEELDEALRAGGSGSGSGGTREEEDVYEDSYAQQQPPSRYEQPSPPQQQQQQQQAQQNHYPPQRQQQQQQQQQQQASQYPHHPSPQQYQQQQRRSSSPMKEEPVAHTPSPKYNSYTNVNRLSYHQYDRSPGSDQDSPHVGYRERAPIPPSISTQSMKEYYQSDRPSYPAHYRHSQTDLTEWEEHQQHNQFGSTAALQHVGGPRRGDVSDRYAYRNGSARENGGDWEEAERPRPRRPDGRYSDSASTVSTAVLNHYSGYHRRPINRSSNLLSATLCLVKELDYPSLEVVEHAVRCRIDELSAD, encoded by the exons atgacACGCCTCACCGAGGAAATGGTCATTGCTCGCTCCAAGCAATCTGATTTGGGGTCCATCAAAAAGCTCAATTGCTG GGGAAGTGATCTCAGCGATGTCTCCataattaaaagaatgcgtGGTGTGGAAGTTTTGGCGCTAAG TGTCAACAAAATAACCACATTGCAACCATTTGAAGACTGCCTAAAACTTCAGGAATTATATTTGCGTAAAAACAATATACAGGATATTAATGAAATCGCATATTTGCAAAACTTACCGGTGCTCAAGTACTTATGGTTGGAGGAGAATCCTTGCTGTGATCGAGTTGGACCCAG TTATCGCCAAACAGTGCTACGCGCTTTGCCGAATCTCAAGAAGTTGGATAATGTGGAGGTGACGCAAGAGGAGCTCGATGAGGCGTTGCGCGCTGGTGGTAGCGGCAGTGGCAGTGGGGGTACACGCGAGGAAGAAGACGTCTATGAGGATAGCTatgcgcaacaacaaccaccGTCACGTTATGAACAACCATCGCctccacagcaacaacaacaacaacaacaagcgcaacAAAATCACTACCCGCCACaaagacaacaacagcaacagcagcagcaacaacaacaggcgTCACAATATCCACATCATCCGTCACCGCAACagtatcaacaacaacaacgacgtaGTTCCAGTCCAATGAAAGAG GAGCCAGTTGCGCATACACCCTCACCGAAATATAATTCATACACGAACGTGAATCGGTTGTCTTATCATCAATATGAT CGCTCCCCAGGCTCGGACCAGGATAGTCCGCATGTAGGGTATCGGGAACGTGCGCCCATACCGCCTAGCATATCCACACAATCGATGAAG GAATACTATCAGTCTGACCGTCCGTCCTATCCTGCCCATTATCGTCACAGCCAAACCGATCTGACCGAGTGGGAGGAGCATCAGCAGCACAATCAATTTGGTAGCACAGCTGCGCTGCAACATGTGGGTGGTCCACGTCGCGGTGACGTCAGCGACCGTTATGCGTATCGAAATGGCAGCGCGCGCGAAAATGGCGGCGATTGGGAGGAAGCGGAACGGCCGCGACCCAG GCGGCCCGATGGACGCTACAGTGACTCTGCCAGCACCGTCTCAACAGCTGTACTTAATCATTATTCGGGCTATCATAGACGTCCCATAAATCGG AGTTCCAATTTGTTATCAGCAACGCTGTGTCTCGTCAAGGAGCTGGACTACCCGAGTCTGGAGGTGGTGGAGCATGCAGTGCGTTGTCGTATCGATGAGCTCTCCGCCGATTGA
- the LOC106616614 gene encoding uncharacterized protein isoform X8: MTRLTEEMVIARSKQSDLGSIKKLNCWGSDLSDVSIIKRMRGVEVLALSVNKITTLQPFEDCLKLQELYLRKNNIQDINEIAYLQNLPVLKYLWLEENPCCDRVGPSYRQTVLRALPNLKKLDNVEVTQEELDEALRAGGSGSGSGGTREEEDVYEDSYAQQQPPSRYEQPSPPQQQQQQQQAQQNHYPPQRQQQQQQQQQQQASQYPHHPSPQQYQQQQRRSSSPMKEPSTQNSPANTEESASEPSKSNEVSKPASPAQEPVAHTPSPKYNSYTNVNRLSYHQYDEYYQSDRPSYPAHYRHSQTDLTEWEEHQQHNQFGSTAALQHVGGPRRGDVSDRYAYRNGSARENGGDWEEAERPRPRRPDGRYSDSASTVSTAVLNHYSGYHRRPINRSSNLLSATLCLVKELDYPSLEVVEHAVRCRIDELSAD, encoded by the exons atgacACGCCTCACCGAGGAAATGGTCATTGCTCGCTCCAAGCAATCTGATTTGGGGTCCATCAAAAAGCTCAATTGCTG GGGAAGTGATCTCAGCGATGTCTCCataattaaaagaatgcgtGGTGTGGAAGTTTTGGCGCTAAG TGTCAACAAAATAACCACATTGCAACCATTTGAAGACTGCCTAAAACTTCAGGAATTATATTTGCGTAAAAACAATATACAGGATATTAATGAAATCGCATATTTGCAAAACTTACCGGTGCTCAAGTACTTATGGTTGGAGGAGAATCCTTGCTGTGATCGAGTTGGACCCAG TTATCGCCAAACAGTGCTACGCGCTTTGCCGAATCTCAAGAAGTTGGATAATGTGGAGGTGACGCAAGAGGAGCTCGATGAGGCGTTGCGCGCTGGTGGTAGCGGCAGTGGCAGTGGGGGTACACGCGAGGAAGAAGACGTCTATGAGGATAGCTatgcgcaacaacaaccaccGTCACGTTATGAACAACCATCGCctccacagcaacaacaacaacaacaacaagcgcaacAAAATCACTACCCGCCACaaagacaacaacagcaacagcagcagcaacaacaacaggcgTCACAATATCCACATCATCCGTCACCGCAACagtatcaacaacaacaacgacgtaGTTCCAGTCCAATGAAAGAG CCCTCGACACAAAATAGTCCGGCAAATACTGAGGAAAGCGCCAGCGAGCCAAGCAAAAGCAACGAGGTCTCAAAACCGGCCTCACCCGCACAG GAGCCAGTTGCGCATACACCCTCACCGAAATATAATTCATACACGAACGTGAATCGGTTGTCTTATCATCAATATGAT GAATACTATCAGTCTGACCGTCCGTCCTATCCTGCCCATTATCGTCACAGCCAAACCGATCTGACCGAGTGGGAGGAGCATCAGCAGCACAATCAATTTGGTAGCACAGCTGCGCTGCAACATGTGGGTGGTCCACGTCGCGGTGACGTCAGCGACCGTTATGCGTATCGAAATGGCAGCGCGCGCGAAAATGGCGGCGATTGGGAGGAAGCGGAACGGCCGCGACCCAG GCGGCCCGATGGACGCTACAGTGACTCTGCCAGCACCGTCTCAACAGCTGTACTTAATCATTATTCGGGCTATCATAGACGTCCCATAAATCGG AGTTCCAATTTGTTATCAGCAACGCTGTGTCTCGTCAAGGAGCTGGACTACCCGAGTCTGGAGGTGGTGGAGCATGCAGTGCGTTGTCGTATCGATGAGCTCTCCGCCGATTGA
- the LOC106616614 gene encoding uncharacterized protein isoform X5, producing the protein MTRLTEEMVIARSKQSDLGSIKKLNCWGSDLSDVSIIKRMRGVEVLALSVNKITTLQPFEDCLKLQELYLRKNNIQDINEIAYLQNLPVLKYLWLEENPCCDRVGPSYRQTVLRALPNLKKLDNVEVTQEELDEALRAGGSGSGSGGTREEEDVYEDSYAQQQPPSRYEQPSPPQQQQQQQQAQQNHYPPQRQQQQQQQQQQQASQYPHHPSPQQYQQQQRRSSSPMKEPSTQNSPANTEESASEPSKSNEVSKPASPAQRSPGSDQDSPHVGYRERAPIPPSISTQSMKEYYQSDRPSYPAHYRHSQTDLTEWEEHQQHNQFGSTAALQHVGGPRRGDVSDRYAYRNGSARENGGDWEEAERPRPRRPDGRYSDSASTVSTAVLNHYSGYHRRPINRSSNLLSATLCLVKELDYPSLEVVEHAVRCRIDELSAD; encoded by the exons atgacACGCCTCACCGAGGAAATGGTCATTGCTCGCTCCAAGCAATCTGATTTGGGGTCCATCAAAAAGCTCAATTGCTG GGGAAGTGATCTCAGCGATGTCTCCataattaaaagaatgcgtGGTGTGGAAGTTTTGGCGCTAAG TGTCAACAAAATAACCACATTGCAACCATTTGAAGACTGCCTAAAACTTCAGGAATTATATTTGCGTAAAAACAATATACAGGATATTAATGAAATCGCATATTTGCAAAACTTACCGGTGCTCAAGTACTTATGGTTGGAGGAGAATCCTTGCTGTGATCGAGTTGGACCCAG TTATCGCCAAACAGTGCTACGCGCTTTGCCGAATCTCAAGAAGTTGGATAATGTGGAGGTGACGCAAGAGGAGCTCGATGAGGCGTTGCGCGCTGGTGGTAGCGGCAGTGGCAGTGGGGGTACACGCGAGGAAGAAGACGTCTATGAGGATAGCTatgcgcaacaacaaccaccGTCACGTTATGAACAACCATCGCctccacagcaacaacaacaacaacaacaagcgcaacAAAATCACTACCCGCCACaaagacaacaacagcaacagcagcagcaacaacaacaggcgTCACAATATCCACATCATCCGTCACCGCAACagtatcaacaacaacaacgacgtaGTTCCAGTCCAATGAAAGAG CCCTCGACACAAAATAGTCCGGCAAATACTGAGGAAAGCGCCAGCGAGCCAAGCAAAAGCAACGAGGTCTCAAAACCGGCCTCACCCGCACAG CGCTCCCCAGGCTCGGACCAGGATAGTCCGCATGTAGGGTATCGGGAACGTGCGCCCATACCGCCTAGCATATCCACACAATCGATGAAG GAATACTATCAGTCTGACCGTCCGTCCTATCCTGCCCATTATCGTCACAGCCAAACCGATCTGACCGAGTGGGAGGAGCATCAGCAGCACAATCAATTTGGTAGCACAGCTGCGCTGCAACATGTGGGTGGTCCACGTCGCGGTGACGTCAGCGACCGTTATGCGTATCGAAATGGCAGCGCGCGCGAAAATGGCGGCGATTGGGAGGAAGCGGAACGGCCGCGACCCAG GCGGCCCGATGGACGCTACAGTGACTCTGCCAGCACCGTCTCAACAGCTGTACTTAATCATTATTCGGGCTATCATAGACGTCCCATAAATCGG AGTTCCAATTTGTTATCAGCAACGCTGTGTCTCGTCAAGGAGCTGGACTACCCGAGTCTGGAGGTGGTGGAGCATGCAGTGCGTTGTCGTATCGATGAGCTCTCCGCCGATTGA
- the LOC106616614 gene encoding uncharacterized protein isoform X7 — protein MTRLTEEMVIARSKQSDLGSIKKLNCWGSDLSDVSIIKRMRGVEVLALSVNKITTLQPFEDCLKLQELYLRKNNIQDINEIAYLQNLPVLKYLWLEENPCCDRVGPSYRQTVLRALPNLKKLDNVEVTQEELDEALRAGGSGSGSGGTREEEDVYEDSYAQQQPPSRYEQPSPPQQQQQQQQAQQNHYPPQRQQQQQQQQQQQASQYPHHPSPQQYQQQQRRSSSPMKEEPVAHTPSPKYNSYTNVNRLSYHQYDQRSPGSDQDSPHVGYRERAPIPPSISTQSMKEYYQSDRPSYPAHYRHSQTDLTEWEEHQQHNQFGSTAALQHVGGPRRGDVSDRYAYRNGSARENGGDWEEAERPRPRRPDGRYSDSASTVSTAVLNHYSGYHRRPINRSSNLLSATLCLVKELDYPSLEVVEHAVRCRIDELSAD, from the exons atgacACGCCTCACCGAGGAAATGGTCATTGCTCGCTCCAAGCAATCTGATTTGGGGTCCATCAAAAAGCTCAATTGCTG GGGAAGTGATCTCAGCGATGTCTCCataattaaaagaatgcgtGGTGTGGAAGTTTTGGCGCTAAG TGTCAACAAAATAACCACATTGCAACCATTTGAAGACTGCCTAAAACTTCAGGAATTATATTTGCGTAAAAACAATATACAGGATATTAATGAAATCGCATATTTGCAAAACTTACCGGTGCTCAAGTACTTATGGTTGGAGGAGAATCCTTGCTGTGATCGAGTTGGACCCAG TTATCGCCAAACAGTGCTACGCGCTTTGCCGAATCTCAAGAAGTTGGATAATGTGGAGGTGACGCAAGAGGAGCTCGATGAGGCGTTGCGCGCTGGTGGTAGCGGCAGTGGCAGTGGGGGTACACGCGAGGAAGAAGACGTCTATGAGGATAGCTatgcgcaacaacaaccaccGTCACGTTATGAACAACCATCGCctccacagcaacaacaacaacaacaacaagcgcaacAAAATCACTACCCGCCACaaagacaacaacagcaacagcagcagcaacaacaacaggcgTCACAATATCCACATCATCCGTCACCGCAACagtatcaacaacaacaacgacgtaGTTCCAGTCCAATGAAAGAG GAGCCAGTTGCGCATACACCCTCACCGAAATATAATTCATACACGAACGTGAATCGGTTGTCTTATCATCAATATGAT CAGCGCTCCCCAGGCTCGGACCAGGATAGTCCGCATGTAGGGTATCGGGAACGTGCGCCCATACCGCCTAGCATATCCACACAATCGATGAAG GAATACTATCAGTCTGACCGTCCGTCCTATCCTGCCCATTATCGTCACAGCCAAACCGATCTGACCGAGTGGGAGGAGCATCAGCAGCACAATCAATTTGGTAGCACAGCTGCGCTGCAACATGTGGGTGGTCCACGTCGCGGTGACGTCAGCGACCGTTATGCGTATCGAAATGGCAGCGCGCGCGAAAATGGCGGCGATTGGGAGGAAGCGGAACGGCCGCGACCCAG GCGGCCCGATGGACGCTACAGTGACTCTGCCAGCACCGTCTCAACAGCTGTACTTAATCATTATTCGGGCTATCATAGACGTCCCATAAATCGG AGTTCCAATTTGTTATCAGCAACGCTGTGTCTCGTCAAGGAGCTGGACTACCCGAGTCTGGAGGTGGTGGAGCATGCAGTGCGTTGTCGTATCGATGAGCTCTCCGCCGATTGA
- the LOC106616614 gene encoding uncharacterized protein isoform X4: MTRLTEEMVIARSKQSDLGSIKKLNCWGSDLSDVSIIKRMRGVEVLALSVNKITTLQPFEDCLKLQELYLRKNNIQDINEIAYLQNLPVLKYLWLEENPCCDRVGPSYRQTVLRALPNLKKLDNVEVTQEELDEALRAGGSGSGSGGTREEEDVYEDSYAQQQPPSRYEQPSPPQQQQQQQQAQQNHYPPQRQQQQQQQQQQQASQYPHHPSPQQYQQQQRRSSSPMKEPSTQNSPANTEESASEPSKSNEVSKPASPAQQRSPGSDQDSPHVGYRERAPIPPSISTQSMKEYYQSDRPSYPAHYRHSQTDLTEWEEHQQHNQFGSTAALQHVGGPRRGDVSDRYAYRNGSARENGGDWEEAERPRPRRPDGRYSDSASTVSTAVLNHYSGYHRRPINRSSNLLSATLCLVKELDYPSLEVVEHAVRCRIDELSAD, from the exons atgacACGCCTCACCGAGGAAATGGTCATTGCTCGCTCCAAGCAATCTGATTTGGGGTCCATCAAAAAGCTCAATTGCTG GGGAAGTGATCTCAGCGATGTCTCCataattaaaagaatgcgtGGTGTGGAAGTTTTGGCGCTAAG TGTCAACAAAATAACCACATTGCAACCATTTGAAGACTGCCTAAAACTTCAGGAATTATATTTGCGTAAAAACAATATACAGGATATTAATGAAATCGCATATTTGCAAAACTTACCGGTGCTCAAGTACTTATGGTTGGAGGAGAATCCTTGCTGTGATCGAGTTGGACCCAG TTATCGCCAAACAGTGCTACGCGCTTTGCCGAATCTCAAGAAGTTGGATAATGTGGAGGTGACGCAAGAGGAGCTCGATGAGGCGTTGCGCGCTGGTGGTAGCGGCAGTGGCAGTGGGGGTACACGCGAGGAAGAAGACGTCTATGAGGATAGCTatgcgcaacaacaaccaccGTCACGTTATGAACAACCATCGCctccacagcaacaacaacaacaacaacaagcgcaacAAAATCACTACCCGCCACaaagacaacaacagcaacagcagcagcaacaacaacaggcgTCACAATATCCACATCATCCGTCACCGCAACagtatcaacaacaacaacgacgtaGTTCCAGTCCAATGAAAGAG CCCTCGACACAAAATAGTCCGGCAAATACTGAGGAAAGCGCCAGCGAGCCAAGCAAAAGCAACGAGGTCTCAAAACCGGCCTCACCCGCACAG CAGCGCTCCCCAGGCTCGGACCAGGATAGTCCGCATGTAGGGTATCGGGAACGTGCGCCCATACCGCCTAGCATATCCACACAATCGATGAAG GAATACTATCAGTCTGACCGTCCGTCCTATCCTGCCCATTATCGTCACAGCCAAACCGATCTGACCGAGTGGGAGGAGCATCAGCAGCACAATCAATTTGGTAGCACAGCTGCGCTGCAACATGTGGGTGGTCCACGTCGCGGTGACGTCAGCGACCGTTATGCGTATCGAAATGGCAGCGCGCGCGAAAATGGCGGCGATTGGGAGGAAGCGGAACGGCCGCGACCCAG GCGGCCCGATGGACGCTACAGTGACTCTGCCAGCACCGTCTCAACAGCTGTACTTAATCATTATTCGGGCTATCATAGACGTCCCATAAATCGG AGTTCCAATTTGTTATCAGCAACGCTGTGTCTCGTCAAGGAGCTGGACTACCCGAGTCTGGAGGTGGTGGAGCATGCAGTGCGTTGTCGTATCGATGAGCTCTCCGCCGATTGA